aaaacgaaaacgGAAGAAAAGACAAAGAGAGGGAAGCTGGAAAGAGGGACCTTGACATAAAAGGCACTCGAATGCGGCGACGGCTGGCTCTGCTAAGCGCAAGGCTACACAGAAGAGGTTAGCGAAGCGCCGGCTCGAAATATGGGTCACTGATCCCCGAAGGAAGCACCCCCAAACCAacaagacgcggaagaagggaaTAATGAGACGAGACAAGCACAAGACGCAGGAAGCGGAAGGAAGACGTCTTAGAACGTCAGCAAAACCGAACGGGCCTGAAAGCACATGCGAAATGCCGCTCCCACAAAGTGACCCTTTCGTCGGCAAcaaggcgcggccgcgcgccactGCAAGGACGATTTCTCGATCACTACGGCTGTGTATTTCGCATATAAGCCGCAAAAACATTTCCGGTCTGCTTCAGCTTGCGACGTAGGATACAACTCGACAAACCAGGAAGGGAACGACAAACATCTACCGAGCAAGCATATGTACACGCGGAGTTTCCACATTCTTTCAGACGACCATCGGCAGCACCCGCGAGAGCTCTGTGGCACGCACTATCAGTGTCAAGGCAGGGGCAACTGTGCGTTTCGTGACGCCAATCCTGGTCAGGACTGATGCATAGCCACGTAGCGTGACCGGGTTCGTGTCACTATGCCACGTTCGCCACCGAGTCCTCCAGCGTAGAGACATCGGGCTTTCCGGACGCACGTCTGAGCCATGCAGACAGAGGGGAGGAGCAGAAAAGAAATCCAAACGGCAGAGAAAAGAGCTTGAGCACCCAGTTTTGCTGAAAGAGTTCCAGTCCGCAACACCGGGAGCCGTTTTCCTTCCATGGAGCCTTTTGACGCCCCCTCTTTTCGAAGGtttgtatacatgtatatatgcatttaaCGGCCGAGAGGCACGCTTTCGACCGCCTTCAGGAACGATACTCGCCCTGTTCGTCTGCTTATGGGCCTACACTGCAGCGGATTTAGTTGCGCACCGCCACCCGGTATTCGTTTCCTAGAGGACCCATCCGTAGTATGACACTACCCCATATGGGAAGAAAGTCAGCTGCCGCCTTCCAGCACAGTGTCGCAAAAAGGACTTATCCACAGTGTACGCAAATGTACCGGCGTCCTGCGTCAGATGCCTCTGACGACGGGCGAGCAACACAGTCGACTGCCGGGCGCAAGTCTCACATTATTTCTAGTCTGTCGGAGACAGGCACTTGGGCGGTAAATATgcacgcgtgcggcgcgccagaACGATCATCACGTTCGATTCTGTCTGAAAGCTGTGTCTGCCATCATTTTTGCGGCCGCGAATCCGGGAACCGCAGATTCGGCGCTCGTAACCAGTGCACTTTGACGGCTGCCTAGGCTGGACGTGGCCTGCTGCACGCGCCAGGGCCAGCTGTGCCTGTCGAAGAGGCGGATACACCAGTTCATAGGCTGAAAAAGTAGCTACAAGTTTGATGGCAGCCCGGATCTgttcgccggcagcggacgCTCGAATGCATCACACGTTCCCTAGCTTTGCAAACTTGACCTTACTCGCAAAGGATAGTACAGTACCGTCCCGACCGATGTACTCCGTATGCCCTGTACcagccttctcgccctcccaTCTCAGGCAATTCCCTCTAGACATCGAGTCTTCTCTGTCTAAATGCACCCGAGCAACGAGTGTCATTCAGTCAGAGAGACTCCGTATTTGCTGCCGCATCATGGAGAGTCGCCTGCCTTTCTGTCTACGCAAGTCAGGCAAGTCACGCGCGCCATCTGTTAAATGCGGAACTGCCTCGCTTGACCCGGACGAGTTGTGCTGCCAAGGGAGGCCTcccagagaaaaaggaacgAATTCAGACAAGAAAAACTTCTCTAGGTTCTTCCTCGAAGCAACACGCGACCGCAGaaaaggcgcagcgcctggggCCCGTCGTGTTGATTTCTTGCAGTGGAGAGCTAAAACACGCCCATGAACAGACAGTTGATGACGGATCATACGGGAGCTTCAGACAGCCCACAGCTACACGCGTTTCCAGCTCTCCCCATGCGACGCTGGAAGGCCCAACGCATCATCACGGGGGAGAGGCTCGCCAGGGTAGAGTGGCGTCTCGGCACAGAAAAGATTCCCAGACGCGTGTACTTCGCCAACCTCTAACCCGTTTCCTTTGCTTTTCTCCGCAACCGCCCGCGTCAAATGTGACGTAGCTAGCAACCGTTTTCGTGCGGCCCCGGACACCTGTCTAGCGCGCCGGCTGAGTCCACATGCCGTCCCTTCCCAGCAGTCAAAAATTCTCGAGTATGTGCAACAGCTTCAGGGACGATACAAATGATTCATTTACGCGctgctctctcctccgccagAAGCGACGCGCGTGAACGCCGGCCCCCATCCTCGAATCTGAAGCTCCCTCGCCATATCCCTGCTCTTAAATCTTCCACTGTTCTCCTCCGCAAGACGCGGACAAAgtcggcgccgcacgcctcgTTCGCAGGGTGTTTTTAACCCTCGTTCCCCTCCACATCGGCGCATTTTGCGCAGGCACTCTACCTATCGGActcctctctgctttcgAGTCTCCGCTCCCGTGCCTTCGTCGTTCGCACAACTCCTTTCCCTTCGCCTCGTGGCGCTCGCGAGTACGTATAGATATGCCGCAGTTCCTCCCCCGAAAACCATCTCCTAACTTCCTCCGATGTCTCGGATAATCGCGGAAGCGAGCGCtggctctctcgccgtccgTGCATACGCGACCGAGCGACTCTTTTCCCTCCTCCAGGCCTACGAAAGcacagagcggcggcggaggaatgTCCGCCGAGGCCCCCGTCCCgagtcctcctccgcctccgccgcaaaTCAGCGGCAGTTCGGCCCCGGCACGCAGCAAATCTCCTTTGAAAAAGAATTCGCGTTGGGCATGGCTCTAAGCAACTGAAGGGCCTGGGCGACCCCCTCCGCCCGAATCGTTCCCGTCGTCCGGCCGACCCACGTTCCGTCGCTTCGTCGTCTGAATGCTTGACGTCGAATCTGCGACCAGACACGCAAGAGAGACAGGGTCGAAATCACTCAGACTGAActcccgccctcccccctgtAGTGACACGAGAACGGCATACATCCTAcgaagcgcgagggagcAGCCGCACGGACGCACCCCCTCTGCGTGGTTCCCTAGACTTGCGTCCGTCGCTCAGACGCCATCGAGACCGAAAGCAGGAAACaatgcgcaggcgcgcgaccgcggccgctctcCCCCTCTGTCTTTACCCGTACGTGGCCTCGTGACACGCAATCGCCTTGCGCTCAGCCCCCTCGGCAAAGTGCACGATTCGCAGCTGCCCTCCCGCTGTGCGCCGTTCTCGATCCGCCGCAACGAAGGGCGACCCCTACCCGCTGCTTACTTTGAAGGAAAGTGAGAACCATGACGATGAGGAGAACGATCAGGGCGGCGACCTGTGCTGGCGCCATTCCGCCATTCTCAGCCGTTGCAGgctgaggcgcagccgccaagGCGCCGCCAGTGCCACCGGCCCCCCCAGCCACATTTCCTAAATCTGTTGGCATGGAGAGCGTATCTGCATTCGTGATGGCGCTTCGTACCCCGCCAATCAGCGTGCTAAGAAAGTGGCAAATGCAACCGCTAAATTCCTCCATCTTGGGAAATCGGCTAGGCAAATTCGGGCGCCGTTGTGTCGGTGCTAACcgaggggcgaggagggaggaccggaagagaggaggcgtcgACGAAGGATAAAGGACGAGCGCGCGCACAGAAAAACTCTTCCCGTACCACCACACAGAATTAACGCTAACGAAAAATAGGGGCTTCCACGTTTCAAACAGGCGGTTTGTTTTTTGCTGCCGTCGGACGAAATAGCAACAGGATCCAGCAaccgaaaaagagaaaagaaacaCTCGTGGCACTGACAAGCCCCTGGCCGAAATAATTTGCGAGAACCCCGTAGAGGCCGAGCGATAACGTGGCAGTGTAGAAAAAAGCACAAATATGAGTCCGTCTAGGCTACCAGACAAGTCGTTTATTTGAAAAGATCACCCGCGATACCACGGGTTGAATGCCCAACGCAGTGGAGGACAAGCTTCAAGCGAAATTCGGTGTTCACGGTCCCTCGGTTGAAAGTAACGACGAGACGAGGACTGAATACACCACGGAACATTCGAAAAAACGCGTTGGTGGCGTCCGGGGAGGTAAATGAAAAAGTCGATCGAAACGCTCATGGAGCACAAATGCGTGAACTCAAATTCAAGAGAAAAGTGTATTCGCGACGCGATATGGATCGGAGGACCGCTCACACGCGCAAAGTGAACCCTCCCTCAACTCACAAGTGCGAAGGGAGCCTCACCCTACGTACACGAGCCCCCCCCAAGCAAATGTGACAGCCAGCCGGTCCTGTCGCCTGTCTCTAGAAGCCTCGCGCCCACGCGAATCAAAGTGTTAGGGTTTCTCCTTGATATCAAAACTGGAATGCCCAGTTTTTCAAGTAAAAGATGACAATAAGACATCGCTACAAGTGCTATTATGCGGCAACGGGGACGTCCTCCGGACTTCCAGCGACCAGGCTTCACACGACTGGCGGCTGCCCCCCACCACCAAAACGTGTCGAGAGACTGCTCGGCATCAGTAACTGCAACaaccgcctcgccgccctcgaatGTAGCTGGCCTAatggaggccgccgccagtTTCTAGACAAAGGAAAAGGTCCCAGtaaaaaaaaagacacaaGGCCAGGCTGGAACAGATGGATCTGTTCCCTGCGGAAAAACGGATGTCACGACACTGAATCGAAATTTAGGCAGCAGAGTTGAAGGATCAAGGGTGTCTGCGAAAACTACAAACTCATAACTGGACAAGAGGAGACCTAGCCAAATTGAAGagaccgcggcgctgctcgctggCGGGGTTCACCGGGATGGCAGGCGAGTCCACGCGCACCGGTGTAAAGGTAACCCTCCGGTGAGACGGTCTCGCCCAGCGAGACGTGGTGAGATGGAGTAGTTCGCTTGGTCAGAGACAAGGCGGCACACCTCAAGAGACACATAGTCTCGCTAAAacggcgggcgggcgcgctcAACTGGGAGACTCGAGCACCGCCAGGCTGCACGACACAGGTGAGGTTCCCTCCCTGGCATCACTGCCCACTCATACAACCCGCAGACGCCCGAGACGTAATGCAGAAGTTTACCTTTGAATGTCGTACAGACAAGAATACACAGCATGGCGCGAGATGGGTGTGGGTAACGCTTCCGTCGGGATattgcctcgcgcgcagaggctgtctcctcttccggTGGCTTTGCTTCACACTGAGGGGAAGCATAAACCCTCGAACCAGAGGAAGGTGCTTGCAGTCGAAGCCATTGCACAGGTTTGAAAGGAAGGGTGAAGGTGTGTCTTTTTATGCTGTGTGTCTTACAGCTTCTTTGCATTCGCACGTCGTGCTGGTGGGTCACGTGACCTGCGATCAACTAGGGCGTAGCGGTCATCAGTATACGATGTTCTGTGCAGTAAAACGTTGTTCAGACCTCTTGACGCTTCTTGAACTACCCCACATATACGTCAGCACACCGCACACCGCTCGTACTTCTAGTGTTTCTTTGCTCGCGACGCTTTCCCGTAATACTACCAGCCACCGCCCACGGCGCCCACGGGCGCCGTGGCACACGCGTGTCTTCACCGGAACGGCACAGTGGACATGACGTCGGACGCAAACTGGCTCCGGCGGAACAGAACAGCAACTCGAATATCTTTCTTGTGGTTGGCACGGTGGGAAATAGGAGGCCACGCCTGAGCCTGTATGCGAAAACCATAGGCAGCTGTTTTGCAGCTGCTCATGGTTTTCAGTGCGACAACGCCCTGTTTGGAGGACGCAAAATTCGCTCGCAGGTGGCATCGAACGCGCAACTCCATCATGTGAATTAGAGGAATTTTATCGAGAAGTGTGCCGCCATTCCTTTGCAGATCGATTCCTAGATCAAAAGCTGCGTCTGTTGTCGTGGGATCGATCTGTTGTGCACGGGACAGCAACCGTATTTTTGCGCCAGCGTCGTGAAACATAAGCCTCTCGATTGAGTTCGTcactccgctgcggcgctatTCCTGCCAGTGCAACGGAAAAGTTTAGAAGAGCAGAACGGCCGTCAGACACAAACGAAGAGT
The Besnoitia besnoiti strain Bb-Ger1 chromosome VIII, whole genome shotgun sequence genome window above contains:
- a CDS encoding hypothetical protein (encoded by transcript BESB_085130); its protein translation is MEEFSGCICHFLSTLIGGVRSAITNADTLSMPTDLGNVAGGAGGTGGALAAAPQPATAENGGMAPAQVAALIVLLIVMVLTFLQNSTSSIQTTKRRNVGRPDDGNDSGGGGRPGPSVA